The following coding sequences lie in one Lelliottia jeotgali genomic window:
- a CDS encoding Glycine cleavage system transcriptional activator GcvA, which yields MTQAAVSHQIKSLEDFLGLKLFRRRNRSLLLTEEGQSYFQDIKDIFSQLTEATRKLQARSAKGALTVSLLPSFAIHWLVPRLSSFNSAYPGIDVRIQAVDRQEDKLADDVDVAIFYGRGNWPGLRVEKLYAEYLLPVCSPLLLTGDKALKTPADLAQHTLLHDASRRDWQTYTRQLGLNHINVQHGPIFSHSAMVLQAAIHGQGVALANNVMAQSEIEAGRLVCPFNDVLVSKNAFYLVCHDSQAELGKIAAFRQWILAKAAHEQEKFRFRYE from the coding sequence GTGACGCAGGCCGCAGTAAGTCATCAAATCAAGTCCCTGGAGGATTTCCTGGGGCTTAAGCTGTTTCGCCGTCGTAATCGTTCGCTGCTTCTGACGGAAGAAGGGCAGAGCTATTTTCAGGATATCAAAGACATTTTTTCTCAGCTCACCGAGGCGACGCGCAAACTTCAGGCGCGAAGCGCAAAAGGTGCACTGACGGTCAGTTTATTGCCCAGTTTTGCGATTCATTGGCTGGTGCCAAGACTCTCTAGCTTTAACTCAGCTTATCCGGGAATCGATGTCAGAATCCAGGCCGTCGACCGTCAGGAAGACAAACTTGCGGACGATGTCGATGTGGCTATTTTTTATGGTCGCGGCAACTGGCCGGGCTTGCGTGTTGAAAAATTATACGCAGAATATCTCTTGCCGGTGTGTTCTCCGCTGTTACTCACCGGCGACAAAGCGTTGAAAACGCCTGCCGATCTGGCGCAACATACGCTTTTACACGACGCTTCTCGACGTGACTGGCAAACTTATACCCGCCAGTTGGGTCTTAATCATATAAATGTGCAGCATGGCCCCATTTTCAGCCACAGTGCGATGGTGTTGCAGGCTGCTATTCACGGACAGGGTGTGGCGTTGGCAAACAACGTGATGGCCCAGTCCGAAATTGAGGCAGGCCGCCTGGTCTGTCCGTTTAATGATGTTCTGGTCAGTAAGAATGCATTTTATCTGGTTTGTCATGACAGTCAGGCAGAACTGGGTAAAATAGCCGCCTTCCGGCAGTGGATACTGGCGAAGGCGGCACATGAGCAAGAAAAATTCCGCTTTCGGTATGAGTAA
- a CDS encoding DNA polymerase I: protein MAVHLLIVDALNLIRRIHAVQGTPCKDTCLHALEQLIRHSQPTHVVAVFDDEARNTGWRHQRLPDYKAGRAPMPDDLHAEMPAIRAAFEQRGVPCWGAHGNEADDLAATLAIKVANAGHQATIVSTDKGYCQLLSPTIRIRDYFQKRWLDAPFITSEFGVSPQQLPDYWGLAGISSSKIPGVAGIGQKSATQLLTDFQDLEGIYAHLDDVPEKWRKKLEAHKEMAFICRDVARLQTDLQLDGNLQQLRLER from the coding sequence GTGGCTGTTCATTTGCTTATCGTCGACGCGCTCAACCTGATTCGCCGCATCCATGCGGTGCAAGGTACGCCCTGTAAAGACACTTGTTTGCATGCCCTGGAGCAGCTGATTCGTCACAGCCAGCCCACGCATGTGGTTGCAGTGTTCGACGATGAAGCGCGGAACACTGGCTGGCGTCACCAACGGTTACCGGATTACAAAGCCGGTCGCGCGCCAATGCCAGACGATCTGCACGCTGAAATGCCCGCCATTCGCGCCGCCTTTGAGCAGCGCGGCGTCCCATGCTGGGGCGCTCATGGCAACGAAGCCGACGATTTAGCCGCAACGCTGGCAATAAAAGTGGCGAACGCCGGACATCAGGCCACCATCGTCTCCACGGATAAAGGCTACTGTCAGCTGCTTTCCCCGACCATTCGCATCCGCGATTATTTCCAGAAGCGCTGGCTGGATGCGCCGTTTATCACCAGCGAATTTGGCGTCTCGCCGCAGCAGCTCCCCGACTACTGGGGACTGGCCGGGATCAGCAGTTCAAAAATACCGGGCGTGGCGGGGATTGGGCAAAAAAGTGCGACACAGCTGTTAACAGATTTTCAGGATCTGGAAGGGATTTACGCGCATCTGGACGATGTCCCTGAGAAGTGGCGTAAGAAGCTGGAAGCGCACAAAGAGATGGCGTTTATCTGCCGGGACGTCGCACGGCTACAGACGGATTTGCAGTTAGACGGTAATTTGCAGCAGTTACGGCTAGAGCGGTAG
- a CDS encoding LSU rRNA 2'-O-methyl-C2498 methyltransferase RlmM, protein MSKVVLYCRPGFEKECAAEITDKASRLEVFGFARVKEHSGYVVFECYQPDDADKIVSKLPFSSLIFARQMFAAGELLTDLPPEDRISPISGMLQGVVEKGGDLRVEVADTNESKELMKFCRKLTVPLRAALREVGVLTNYETPKRPVVHVFFIAPGCCYTGYSYTTNNSPFYMGIPRLRFPSDAPSRSTLKLEEAFHVFIPADEWDERLANGMHAVDLGACPGGWTYQLVKRNMWVASVDNGPMAQSLMDTGQVTWLREDGFRYRPTRNNITWMVCDMVEKPAKVAALMATWLVNGWCRETIFNLKLPMKKRYEEVSQNLAFIQEQLNAQGINAEIQARQLYHDREEVTVHIRRWWAAVGGRRDER, encoded by the coding sequence ATGAGTAAAGTTGTTTTATATTGTCGCCCAGGGTTTGAGAAAGAGTGCGCGGCTGAAATCACTGACAAAGCGTCACGTCTGGAAGTCTTCGGATTTGCCCGCGTCAAAGAGCATTCGGGCTATGTGGTGTTCGAATGCTACCAGCCCGACGATGCCGATAAGATCGTCAGCAAGTTGCCGTTCAGCTCGTTGATTTTCGCACGTCAGATGTTTGCTGCGGGCGAGCTACTGACCGATTTGCCGCCAGAAGATCGTATTTCACCGATTTCCGGCATGTTGCAGGGCGTAGTAGAGAAGGGCGGCGATCTGCGCGTTGAAGTCGCGGATACGAACGAAAGCAAAGAGCTGATGAAGTTCTGTCGCAAACTCACCGTTCCGCTGCGCGCCGCGCTGCGTGAGGTGGGCGTGCTGACGAACTACGAAACGCCAAAGCGTCCGGTGGTGCATGTCTTCTTTATCGCGCCAGGCTGCTGTTATACCGGGTATTCCTACACGACCAACAACTCGCCATTCTATATGGGTATCCCGCGTCTGAGGTTCCCGTCCGATGCGCCAAGCCGTTCTACGCTCAAACTGGAAGAAGCGTTCCACGTCTTTATTCCTGCCGACGAGTGGGACGAGCGTCTGGCGAATGGGATGCATGCCGTTGATTTAGGCGCGTGCCCTGGCGGCTGGACCTATCAGCTGGTGAAGCGCAACATGTGGGTTGCTTCTGTTGATAACGGCCCGATGGCACAAAGCCTGATGGATACCGGACAGGTAACCTGGCTACGTGAAGATGGTTTCCGCTATCGCCCGACGCGTAACAACATCACCTGGATGGTGTGCGATATGGTGGAGAAACCGGCGAAAGTGGCCGCGCTAATGGCGACCTGGCTGGTCAACGGCTGGTGCCGTGAAACGATCTTCAACCTCAAGCTGCCAATGAAAAAGCGCTACGAAGAGGTGTCCCAGAATCTGGCATTTATTCAGGAACAGCTGAATGCGCAGGGAATCAATGCTGAGATTCAGGCACGTCAGCTCTATCATGATCGCGAAGAAGTCACCGTGCATATTCGTCGCTGGTGGGCTGCAGTCGGTGGGCGTCGCGACGAGCGATAG
- a CDS encoding putative lipoprotein has protein sequence MNKTAAIISACVFTFALSACSGNNYVMHTNDGRTIVSDGKPKTDDETGMISYKDANGNKQQINRTDVKEMVELDK, from the coding sequence ATGAACAAGACTGCCGCAATCATTTCTGCCTGTGTTTTTACTTTTGCTCTGAGCGCCTGTTCTGGTAACAACTACGTGATGCATACCAATGATGGTCGAACCATCGTCTCTGACGGGAAACCGAAAACTGACGATGAAACCGGGATGATTTCGTACAAGGATGCGAACGGCAACAAGCAGCAGATCAACCGCACTGACGTGAAAGAGATGGTTGAGCTGGATAAGTAA